In the genome of Drosophila pseudoobscura strain MV-25-SWS-2005 chromosome 3, UCI_Dpse_MV25, whole genome shotgun sequence, one region contains:
- the Cyp4ad1 gene encoding probable cytochrome P450 4ad1, whose product MFLIAIAIILATILVFKGVKIFNYIDHMAGIMEMIPGPTPYPFVGNIFQFGLKPAEYPKKVLQYCRKYDFQGFRSLVFLQYHMMLSDPAEIQNILSSSSLLYKEHLYSFLRPWLGDGLLTSSGARWLKHQKLYMPAFERSAIEGYLRVVHRTGGKFVQKLNELTETLEVFDAQELVAKCTLDIVCENATGLVSNSLNDEPSDLHGAIKDLCDVVQERTFSIVKRFDALFRLTSYYMKQRRALSLLRREIYRIITQRRQQLADENTCGERTKKINKPFLDVLLAAKLDGRALKEREIIEEISTFIFAGHDPVAAAISFTLYTLSRHTEIQQRVFEEQQRIFGQDLTAEADIGRLDQMRYLELVIRETLRLYPSVPLIARTNRKPIDINGTKVAKRTTVIMCLIAMGYNEKYFEEPCVFRPERFETAGADVGIEAFKSVPFSAGPRRCIAEKFAMYQLKALISQLVRNFEILPPVNGLSSGINDHSQVECVPQSEYDPVLNIRVTLKSENGIQIRLGKRAFVE is encoded by the exons ATGTTTTTGATTGCAATTGCCATAATTTTGGCCACCATTTTGGTGTTCAAAGGTGTCAAGATATTCAACTACATAGACCACATGGCTGGCATTATGGAAATGATACCAGGACCAACGCCCTACCCCTTTGTGGGCAATATATTTCAGTTCGGTCTGAAGCCAGCGG AGTATCCGAAAAAGGTTTTGCAGTATTGTCGGAAATATGATTTTCAGGGATTTCGTTCACTGGTCTTCCTGCAGTATCACATGATGCTTAGTGATCCAGCGGAAATTCAG AACATTTTGTCGAGTTCATCTCTGCTGTACAAGGAGCACTTATACTCCTTTTTACGACCCTGGCTTGGCGATGGCCTCCTAACCAGTTCCGGTGCCCGTTGGCTGAAGCATCAAAAGCTCTATATGCCGGCCTTTGAACGGTCGGCCATTGAGGGCTATCTGCGCGTGGTTCATCGAACAGGCGGCAAATTTGTGCAGAAGCTCAATGAACTGACAGAGACGCTGGAGGTTTTCGACGCTCAGGAGCTGGTGGCCAAATGTACTCTGGATATTGTGTGTG AGAACGCCACTGGTCTGGTCAGCAACTCACTCAACGATGAGCCGTCCGATTTGCATGGGGCCATCAAGGA TCTCTGCGATGTCGTCCAGGAGCGCACCTTCAGCATCGTGAAGCGTTTCGATGCCCTCTTCCGCCTCACGTCGTACTACATGAAGCAGCGAAGAGCACTGTCTCTGCTCCGCAGGGAAATCTACCGA ATTATCACGCAGCGACGCCAACAACTGGCGGATGAGAACACTTGTGGGGAAAGGACcaagaaaatcaataaaccATTCCTTGATGTCCTCCTGGCTGCTAAGCTAGACGGGCGTGCCCTTAAGGAACGAGAGATTATAGAGGAAATATCCACATTTATATTTGCA GGCCACGATCCAGTTGCTGCCGCCATTTCCTTCACCCTGTACACACTCTCCCGGCACACGGAGATTCAGCAAAGAGTTttcgaggagcagcagcgcaTCTTTGGACAGGATCTCACGGCAGAAGCGGATATAGGCAGGCTGGATCAGATGCGCTACCTGGAGCTGGTCATACGCGAGACACTGCGTCTGTACCCGTCCGTCCCGCTGATAGCGAGAACCAACCGCAAACCCATCGATATCA ACGGCACAAAGGTGGCGAAACGCACCACGGTCATTATGTGTCTGATTGCCATGGGTTACAATGAGAAGTACTTCGAGGAGCCGTGCGTCTTCCGTCCAGAGAGATTCGAGACTGCAGGCGCAGATGTCGGCATCGAAGCCTTCAAGAGTGTCCCCTTCAGTGCTGGGCCCAGGCGTTGCATTG CCGAAAAGTTTGCCATGTATCAGCTGAAGGCCCTGATATCTCAGTTGGTGCGCAACTTCGAGATCCTGCCCCCTGTAAATGGCTTGTCTTCGGGCATCAACGATCACTCCCAGGTAGAGTGTGTTCCCCAGAGCGAGTACGATCCAGTGCTGAATATTCGGGTGACTCTCAAGTCGGAGAATGGCATACAAATCAGGCTGGGCAAACGAGCATTTGTGGAGTGA
- the Mal-A1 gene encoding maltase A1 — protein MRTQSVVVFLVLAAVGLARATEWWESGNYYQIYPRSFRDSDGDGIGDLNGVTEKLQYLKDIGFTGTWLSPIFKSPMVDFGYDISDFYQIHPEYGTMEDFERLIAKAKEVGIKIILDFVPNHSSDQSEWFKKSVDSDPQYKDYYIWHDGKINEETGEREPPSNWGSEFRYSAWEWNDVRQQYYLHQFAVQQPDLNYRNPVVVEEMKNIIRFWLAKGVSGFRIDAVPYLFEVDLDRYNQYPDEPLTNDAEACPDPDDHCYTQHIYTQDLPETIDMVYQWREVVDTFQAEHGGDKRLLLTEAYTSFENMMLYYGNGVRNGSHIPFNFDFLSNVNNASTAGTYVTHIKKWMDAMPKGVYANWVLGNHDNKRVASRFGVQRTDLINILLQTLPGHAITYNGEELGMTDVWISWEDTVDPPACNSDPEHYYDRSRDPARTPYQWDASSKAGFTSADHTWLPVSDDYKTKNALQQLRAPRSHLQIFKKLLRVRKEPSFRQGDLNIEAIDDDVIIYSRQKSDSDLYVIVLNLSGTAKTIDITKYFKLGSQAEVITTSLNSQHIDGDVVNPSAFVANPYVGTVLVAVN, from the exons atgCGAACGCAATCAGTTGTTGTGTTCCTGGTGCTGGCCGCTGTTGGCCTGGCCAGAGCCACCGAGTGGTGGGAGAGTGGCAACTACTACCAGATCTATCCGCGATCCTTCCGCGACTccgatggcgatggcatcGGTGATCTCAATGGCGTCACCGAGAAACTGCAGTATCTCAAGGATATTGGCTTCACGGGCACCTGGCTGTCGCCTATTTTCAAATCTCCAATGGTGGACTTTGGCTATGACATCTCAGACTTTTACCAAATCCACCCCGAGTACGGAACCATGGAGGACTTTGAGCGTCTGATTGCCAAGGCCAAGGAGGTTGGCATCAAGATCATCCTGGACTTCGTGCCCAACCACTCGAGTGATCAGAGCGAGTGGTTCAAGAAGTCGGTGGACAGCGACCCCCAATACAAGGACTATTACATCTGGCACGATGGCAAGATCAACGAAGAGACCGGCGAACGGGAGCCACCCAGCAACTGGGGCTCTGAGTTCCGATACAGCGCCTGGGAGTGGAACGATGTGAGACAGCAGTACTATCTGCACCAGTTTGCTGTCCAGCAGCCTGATCTGAACTACCGCAATCCGGTAGTAGTTGAGGAGATGAAGAACATCATTCGCTTCTGGCTGGCCAAGGGCGTCTCTGGTTTCCGCATCGATGCGGTTCCGTACCTATTTGAGGTGGATCTGGATCGCTATAACCAGTACCCCGATGAGCCGCTGACCAACGATGCTGAGGCCTGTCCTGACCCTGACGACCACTGCTACACGCAGCACATCTACACCCAGGATCTGCCTGAGACCATTGACATGGTCTATCAGTGGCGGGAGGTGGTGGACACGTTCCAGGCGGAGCACGGTGGGGATAAGCGACTGCTCCTGACCGAGGCATACACCAGCTTCGAGAACATGATGCTGTACTATGGCAATGGCGTGCGTAATGGCTCCCACATCCCCTTCAACTTTGACTTCCTCTCGAACGTCAACAACGCCTCGACGGCGGGCACGTATGTGACGCACATCAAGAAGTGGATGGATGCCATGCCAAAAGGTGTCTATGCCAACTGGGTACTTGGCAACCACGACAACAAGCGCGTGGCCTCCCGCTTCGGAGTGCAGCGCACGGACCTGATCAACATCCTACTGCAGACTTTGCCGGGACATGCGATCACCTACAACGGCGAGGAGCTGGGCATGACCGATGTGTGGATCAGCTGGGAGGATACTGTGGATCCTCCGGCCTGCAACTCCGATCCCGAGCACTACTACGATCGGTCCCGCGATCCGGCCCGCACACCTTACCAATGGGATGCTTCTTCCAAAGCAG GCTTCACCAGCGCCGATCACACCTGGCTGCCAGTGTCCGACGACTACAAGACCAAGAATGCTCTCCAACAGTTGCGCGCTCCGCGTTCACATCTACAGATCTTCAAGAAGTTGTTGCGCGTTCGCAAAGAACCGTCCTTCCGCCAGGGAGATCTGAACATTGAGGCCATCGATGATGATGTCATCATCTACTCGCG CCAAAAGAGCGACAGCGATCTCTATGTGATTGTCCTCAACCTGAGCGGAACGGCCAAGACCATTGACATAACCAAGTACTTCAAGTTGGGTAGCCAGGCGGAGGTTATCACCACCTCCCTGAACTCCCAGCACATCGACGGAGATGTCGTCAATCCCTCGGCGTTTGTGGCTAATCCCTACGTGGGCACAGTCCTCGTTGCTGTTAATTAA
- the LOC6898149 gene encoding cytochrome P450 4e2-like — protein MWLVLYAFLALPLLVWLYQELTTFRRRRLLKKFHGPKRLAIVGNAHQMGKNPTEILDQLFAWWYQYDKDNFSFWIGPKPNIVVTKPKYIEYILTSQTLIKKAYNYALTQPWLGLGLVNSMGSRWHKHRKIITPSFHFNILQDFHKVMDEYSTKFVQKLKNVSAGDSIFDIQDQVAYLTLDVICNTAMGVSINAMENRTSDIAQAFRDICENVSVRSFSVWKRNQMLYRLAPDYPAYCKTLKTLRDFTHDVIEKRVKAHKDGTASTSQGDEFSGKKMAFLDTLLSATVDGRPLTSQELYEEVSTFIFAGHDTTTSGISFAMYLLSRHQDEQRKLFDEQREVMGDSEMGRDATYQEIAQMKYLDLFIKEAQRVYPSVPFIGRYTEKDHLIDGDLVPKGTTLNLALIMLGYDDRVFKDPHKFRPERFELEKPGPFEYVPFSAGPRNCIGQKFAILQIKTVVSKIVRNFEVLPAVDGLESKDGYLNTTMGLPTAEKIKKEAYRHKYDPILSSAITLKSINGLHIRLRERN, from the exons ATGTGGCTGGTGTTATATGCGTTTCTGGCCTTGCCGCTGCTCGTGTGGCTCTACCAGGAGTTGACAACATTCCGGCGAAGACGATTGTTGAAAAAGTTCCATGGACCCAAACGATTGGCCATCGTCGGCAATGCCCATCAGATGGGTAAAAATCCTACAG AAATTCTCGACCAGCTATTTGCTTGGTGGTACCAATACGATAAGGATAACTTCAGCTTCTGGATAGGACCCAAACCCAATATAGTGGTCACAAAGCCCAAGTACATAGAG TATATACTCACCAGTCAGACCCTGATAAAAAAAGCTTATAACTATGCTCTAACCCAACCATGGTTGGGTTTGGGCCTAGTCAATAGCATGGGCAGTAGGTGGCACAAGCATCGAAAGATTATTACGCCCTCCTTCCACTTCAACATCCTGCAAGACTTCCACAAGGTGATGGACGAATATTCCACCAAATTCGTGCAGAAACTGAAAAATGTGTCAGCTGGGGATAGTATTTTCGATATTCAGGATCAGGTTGCCTACTTGACCCTAGATGTAATTTGCAACACAGCCATGGGAGTGTCCATTAACGCAATGGAAAACCGAACGTCCGACATAGCGCAAGCATTCAGGGA CATATGCGAAAACGTGAGCGTGAGGTCCTTCAGTGTGTGGAAGCGTAATCAAATGCTCTATCGATTGGCTCCCGACTACCCCGCCTATTGTAAGACGCTGAAGACCCTGCGGGACTTTACCCACGATGTCATCGAGAAGCGCGTCAAGGCCCACAAAGACGGTACCGCTTCAACAAGCCAGGGCGATGAGTTTTCCGGAAAGAAGATGGCATTTTTGGATACCTTACTCTCAGCAACAGTTGACGGTCGCCCTCTGACTTCCCAAGAGCTGTACGAGGAAGTCTCCACATTTATATTTGCAGGCCACGATACGACCACTTCGGGAATTTCTTTTGCTATGTATTTGCTCTCCAGACACCAAGACGAGCAACGAAAATTATTCGATGAACAGCGCGAAGTGATGGGTGACTCCGAAATGGGTCGAGACGCAACCTACCAGGAAATCGcacaaatgaaatatttggaTCTGTTCATCAAAGAGGCCCAGCGCGTCTATCCCAGCGTACCATTCATTGGTCGCTATACCGAAAAGGATCATTTAATTG ATGGTGACCTCGTGCCAAAAGGTACCACCCTAAATTTGGCACTCATTATGCTCGGCTACGATGATCGTGTGTTCAAGGATCCCCACAAATTCCGACCCGAACGATTTGAGCTGGAAAAACCCGGTCCCTTCGAATACGTGCCCTTCAGTGCCGGTCCCCGCAACTGCATTGGCCAGAAGTTCGCCATACTGCAGATAAAGACCGTGGTATCCAAGATAGTGCGCAACTTTGAGGTTCTGCCCGCCGTAGATGGACTGGAGTCTAAAGACGGATATCTTAATACTACTATGGGCTTGCCCACAGCGGAGAAAATTAAGAAAGAGGCATATCGACAcaaatacgatccaattctgTCTTCCGCGATTACACTTAAGTCTATCAACGGTCTTCATATCCGATTAAGGGAGAGGAACTAG
- the LOC6898148 gene encoding cytochrome P450 4e2-like isoform X2, whose translation MWFALYLVLALPLLWLAYLELKSLRRRRVLNKFKGPKVLPVVGNAHQLGRTPPEILGQMFEWWYQHDKDNFRYWIGYYPNLMVTRTKYFEFILSSQTLISKAEVYSLMQPWLGLGLLTSTGSKWHKHRKMITPSFHFNVLQDFHEVMNEKSTKFIKHLKNVSGGGSIVDFQEQAHFLTLDIICETAMGVSINAMENQDSELVQAFKDMCYNIKVRTFSSWKRNPTLYQFASDYPAYCKTLKTLQDFTHDVIEKRLNAHKEGTVLASHGDEFSRKKMVTIQPLRQFHLPYIWSPDTKMSSENYSKSSAM comes from the exons ATGTGGTTTGCGTTGTATTTGGTCCTGGCGCTGCCGCTCCTTTGGCTGGCCTATTTGGAGCTAAAGTCACTTCGGAGACGAAGAGTACTGAACAAGTTCAAGGGGCCGAAGGTCTTGCCTGTCGTTGGCAATGCCCATCAGCTGGGCAGGACTCCTCCAG AGATTCTTGGCCAAATGTTTGAATGGTGGTATCAGCATGACAAGGATAACTTTCGCTACTGGATCGGCTACTACCCGAATTTAATGGTCACCAGAACCAAGTACTTCGAG TTCATACTAAGCAGTCAGACACTAATATCGAAAGCTGAAGTCTATAGCCTCATGCAGCCCTGGCTGGGCTTGGGCCTCCTCACCAGCACCGGCAGCAAATGGCACAAGCATCGAAAGATGATTACGCCCTCCTTCCACTTCAATGTCCTGCAGGACTTTCACGAAGTGATGAATGAGAAATCGACAAAGTTCATCAAGCACCTGAAAAACGTGTCGGGTGGGGGCAGCATTGTTGACTTTCAGGAGCAGGCCCATTTCTTGACTCTGGATATAATTTGCGAGACAGCCATGGGAGTATCCATAAATGCAATGGAAAACCAAGACTCGGAATTAGTACAAGCTTTCAAAGA CATGTGTTACAACATAAAAGTAAGAACATTTAGTTCTTGGAAGCGAAATCCAACGCTATATCAATTTGCTTCCGACTACCCCGCCTATTGTAAGACGTTGAAGACCCTGCAGGACTTTACCCACGACGTCATCGAGAAGCGCTTGAATGCCCACAAAGAGGGTACCGTTTTAGCCAGCCACGGCGATGAGTTTTCACGGAAAAAGATG GTCACGATACAACCACTTCGGCAATTTCATTTACCTTATATTTGGTCTCCAGACACCAAGATGAGCAGCGAAAATTATTCGAAGAGCAGCGCGATGTGA
- the Mal-A2 gene encoding maltase A2 → MPKWVHLFLVAVLVAIAGCADIDWWENASLYQIYPRSFQDSDGDGIGDLKGITSRLSYLKEIGITATWLSPVFTSPMSDFGYDISNFFDIDPIFGTLDDFDALIVEAKSLGVKIILDFVPNHSSDENEWFDKSVNRVDGYDDFYVWHDGKVNAVTGEREPPSNWISVFGGPQWTWHETRQQYFLHQFQVKQPDLNFTNPMVREHMLDVLKFWLDRGVDGFRIDAVPHIYEYRNADGSYSDEPVSGWSSNPEAYDYHDHIYTKDQPATVELMYEWRAFLDQYRTENGGDSRVLLAEAFSSVETLSAYFGNGTHLGTQLPMNFQLMYLSGYSTARDVVSSIDYWMNTMWTEHQTANWVVGNHDTNRVADRMGAHKVDLLNVIVSALPGASITYYGEEIGMSNVDVECAGDSCEDRDGERTPMQWTAGRNADFSQGENTWLPLNPDYERFNVQTERGVARSSLNIFKGMQALKSSSAFQSFKQEGGFSYEAVTNQVLQIIRTNKYSEEYRILVNMGNGMEIIDGLADKVFEYVLTTAYSSHHQGQTVDLRERILLMPYEAVVLRWLA, encoded by the exons ATGCCAAAGTGGGTACATCTCTTTCTGGTCGCAGTGTTGGTGGCCATTGCCGGGTGCGCGGACATCGATTGGTGGGAGAACGCATCCCTGTACCAGATCTATCCGCGATCCTTCCAGGACAGCGATGGAGACGGCATCGGCGACCTGAAAGGCATCACATCGCGGTTGAGCTACCTAAAGGAGATCGGCATAACGGCCACATGGCTGTCGCCCGTTTTCACATCACCCATGTCGGATTTTGGGTACGACATCTCGAACTTCTTCGACATTGATCCCATCTTTGGAACACTCGATGACTTCGATGCGCTAATTGTGGAAGCCAAGTCGCTGGGGGTGAAAATCATACTGGACTTTGTGCCCAATCATTCCAGCGATGAGAATGAATGGTTCGACAAGTCGGTGAACCGTGTTGATGGCTACGATGACTTCTACGTGTGGCACGACGGCAAGGTGAATGCGGTGACTGGTGAACGGGAGCCGCCCAGCAATTGGATCAGCGTTTTTGGCGGTCCTCAGTGGACTTGGCACGAGACACGACAGCAGTACTTCCTGCACCAATTCCAGGTGAAGCAGCCGGACCTCAATTTCACCAATCCTATGGTGCGGGAGCACATGCTGGATGTCCTTAAGTTCTGGCTGGATCGGGGCGTCGATGGATTCCGCATTGATGCAGTTCCACACATCTACGAGTACCGTAATGCGGATGGCTCCTATTCTGACGAGCCTGTCAGTGGCTGGAGCAGTAATCCGGAGGCGTACGACTACCATGACCATATCTACACCAAGGATCAGCCCGCTACTGTTGAGTTGATGTACGAGTGGCGTGCCTTCCTGGACCAGTACCGAACGGAGAATGGAGGTGATTCCCGAGTTCTGCTGGCCGAAGCCTTCTCCTCTGTAGAAACGCTCAGTGCGTATTTCGGAAATGGCACCCACTTGGGCACCCAGCTCCCCATGAACTTCCAACTGATGTACCTCAGCGGCTACTCCACAGCGCGGGATGTGGTGAGCTCCATCGACTACTGGATGAATACCATGTGGACGGAACATCAGACAGCCAATTGGGTGGTGGGCAACCACGACACCAATCGGGTGGCCGACCGCATGGGTGCCCACAAGGTTGATCTGCTGAACGTGATCGTGAGTGCTCTTCCCGGTGCATCGATCACCTACTACGGCGAGGAGATCGGCATGTCCAATGTGGATGTGGAGTGCGCCGGAGACTCGTGCGAAGATCGAGATGGGGAGCGCACACCCATGCAGTGGACAGCGGGCCGAAATGCCGACTTCTCCCAGGGCGAGAACACCTGGCTGCCCCTCAATCCGGACTATGAGCGCTTCAATGTGCAGACCGAACGGGGAGTGGCTCGATCTTCTCTGAACATCTTCAAGGGTATGCAGGCGCTGAAGAGCAGCTCCGCATTCCAATCTTTCAAGCAGGAAGGCGGTTTCTCCTATGAGGCAGTCACAAATCAAGTCTTGCAGATCATACG AACAAACAAGTACAGTGAGGAATATCGCATCCTGGTCAACATGGGCAACGGCATGGAAATAATCGATGGCCTGGCTGATAAGGTCTTTGAGTATGTCCTCACCACTGCCTACTCCTCGCACCATCAAGG GCAAACCGTTGATCTCAGAGAACGCATTTTGCTTATGCCTTACGAAGCTGTCGTACTACGCTGGCTCGCCTGA
- the Cyp4e2 gene encoding cytochrome P450 4e2: MWFVLYLFLALPLLLVAYLELSTFRRRRALNKFKGPSRLPIVGNAHQAGKNPTEILDQVFSWWHQYGKDNFRFWIGSYSNLIITNHKYLEFILSSQTLITKSDIYNLTHPWLGLGLLTSTGSKWHKHRKMITPSFHFNILQDFHEVMNENSTKFIKQLKQVAAGDSIFDFQNETHYLTLDVICDTAMGVSVNAMENRSSSIVQAFKDMCYCINMRAFHPFKRNDLFFRLAPDYPAYCKTLKTLQDFTNNIIEKRIKAHKDGTVSASQGDEFSRKKMAFLDTLLSSTIDGRPLTTQELYEEVSTFMFEGHDTTTSGVSFAVFLLSRHKDEQRKLFDEQREVMGDSGMDRDATFQEISEMKYLDLFIKEAQRVYPSVPFIGRYTEKDYIIEGDLVPKGTTLNLALVMLGYNDRVFKDPHKFRPERFELEKPGPFEYVPFSAGPRNCIGQKFALLEIKTVVSKIIRHFEVLPALDELASKDGYISTSLGYPPEERKKRDLLRHKYDPLLSAVLTLKAENGLFIRLKERH, translated from the exons ATGTGGTTCGTGTTGTATTTGTTTCTGGCGCTTCCCCTGCTTTTAGTGGCCTATCTGGAGCTGAGCACGTTTCGGCGCAGAAGAGCTCTGAATAAATTCAAGGGCCCGAGCCGGTTGCCAATCGTGGGCAATGCCCACCAGGCCGGCAAGAATCCCACAG AGATTCTCGACCAGGTATTCTCTTGGTGGCATCAGTATGGCAAAGATAACTTTCGCTTTTGGATAGGATCTTACTCCAATTTGATCATCACCAATCACAAGTACTTGGAG TTCATACTCAGCAGCCAGACACTGATTACCAAGTCCGATATCTATAACCTTACCCATCCATGGCTGGGGCTTGGCCTGCTTACCAGCACGGGCAGCAAATGGCACAAGCATCGAAAGATGATTACGCCCTCCTTTCACTTCAACATCCTGCAGGACTTTCACGAAGTGATGAACGAAAACTCTACAAAGTTCATCAAGCAGCTGAAGCAAGTGGCAGCCGGCGACAGTATTTTTGACTTTCAGAACGAGACCCATTACTTGACTCTGGATGTCATTTGCGACACTGCCATGGGAGTGTCCGTGAACGCAATGGAAAATCGCAGCTCCTCCATTGTTCAAGCTTTCAAGGA CATGTGCTACTGCATCAACATGAGAGCCTTTCATCCGTTCAAACGTAATGATCTGTTCTTTCGCTTGGCTCCCGACTATCCAGCCTATTGCAAGACTCTGAAGACCCTGCAGGACTTTACCAACAATATCATCGAGAAGCGTATCAAGGCCCACAAAGACGGAACCGTTTCGGCAAGTCAAGGTGATGAGTTCTCTCGCAAGAAAATGGCCTTCCTTGACACCTTGCTGTCATCCACGATCGACGGTCGCCCGCTTACGACTCAGGAGCTTTACGAAGAAGTCTCTACTTTCATGTTTGAAGGACACGACACAACCACTTCCGGAGTGTCCTTTGCAGTTTTTTTGCTCTCCAGGCACAAAGACGAGCAACGAAAACTATTCGATGAACAGCGCGAAGTGATGGGTGACTCCGGAATGGATCGTGATGCAACCTTCCAGGAAATCTctgaaatgaaatatttggaTCTGTTCATCAAGGAGGCACAGCGCGTGTATCCCAGCGTACCATTTATTGGTCGCTATACTGAGAAGGACTACATTATTG AGGGCGATCTTGTGCCGAAAGGTACCACCCTTAATTTGGCACTCGTCATGCTTGGCTACAACGATCGTGTGTTCAAGGACCCGCACAAGTTCCGTCCCGAACGATTTGAGCTGGAGAAACCCGGTCCCTTCGAGTATGTGCCCTTCAGTGCCGGTCCCCGCAACTGCATTGGCCAGAAGTTCGCTCTGCTGGAGATCAAGACGGTGGTGTCCAAAATTATTCGCCACTTTGAGGTGCTGCCTGCCCTGGATGAGCTTGCCTCCAAGGATGGTTACATAAGTACTAGCCTAGGATATCCGCCTGAAGAAAGGAAGAAGCGCGACTTGCTTCGCCACAAATACGATCCTCTTCTCTCTGCTGTTTTGACCCTGAAGGCCGAGAATGGTCTCTTTATACGCCTTAAGGAAAGGCACTAG
- the LOC6898148 gene encoding cytochrome P450 4e2-like isoform X1, translating to MWFALYLVLALPLLWLAYLELKSLRRRRVLNKFKGPKVLPVVGNAHQLGRTPPEILGQMFEWWYQHDKDNFRYWIGYYPNLMVTRTKYFEFILSSQTLISKAEVYSLMQPWLGLGLLTSTGSKWHKHRKMITPSFHFNVLQDFHEVMNEKSTKFIKHLKNVSGGGSIVDFQEQAHFLTLDIICETAMGVSINAMENQDSELVQAFKDMCYNIKVRTFSSWKRNPTLYQFASDYPAYCKTLKTLQDFTHDVIEKRLNAHKEGTVLASHGDEFSRKKMVFLDTLLSATVDGRPLTSQELYEEVSTFIFAGHDTTTSAISFTLYLVSRHQDEQRKLFEEQRDVMGDSGLDREATFQEISEMKYLDLFIKEAQRVYPSVPFVGRYTEKDYVIDGDLVPKGTTLHMGIFMLGYDDRVFKEPHKFRPQRFEEEKPGPFEYVPFSAGPRNCIGQKFALLEIKTVVSKIIRHFEVLPALDELASKDGYIRTTLGLPPTEKRKRDLQQHKYDPILLVAMSLKSENGIYLRLKERF from the exons ATGTGGTTTGCGTTGTATTTGGTCCTGGCGCTGCCGCTCCTTTGGCTGGCCTATTTGGAGCTAAAGTCACTTCGGAGACGAAGAGTACTGAACAAGTTCAAGGGGCCGAAGGTCTTGCCTGTCGTTGGCAATGCCCATCAGCTGGGCAGGACTCCTCCAG AGATTCTTGGCCAAATGTTTGAATGGTGGTATCAGCATGACAAGGATAACTTTCGCTACTGGATCGGCTACTACCCGAATTTAATGGTCACCAGAACCAAGTACTTCGAG TTCATACTAAGCAGTCAGACACTAATATCGAAAGCTGAAGTCTATAGCCTCATGCAGCCCTGGCTGGGCTTGGGCCTCCTCACCAGCACCGGCAGCAAATGGCACAAGCATCGAAAGATGATTACGCCCTCCTTCCACTTCAATGTCCTGCAGGACTTTCACGAAGTGATGAATGAGAAATCGACAAAGTTCATCAAGCACCTGAAAAACGTGTCGGGTGGGGGCAGCATTGTTGACTTTCAGGAGCAGGCCCATTTCTTGACTCTGGATATAATTTGCGAGACAGCCATGGGAGTATCCATAAATGCAATGGAAAACCAAGACTCGGAATTAGTACAAGCTTTCAAAGA CATGTGTTACAACATAAAAGTAAGAACATTTAGTTCTTGGAAGCGAAATCCAACGCTATATCAATTTGCTTCCGACTACCCCGCCTATTGTAAGACGTTGAAGACCCTGCAGGACTTTACCCACGACGTCATCGAGAAGCGCTTGAATGCCCACAAAGAGGGTACCGTTTTAGCCAGCCACGGCGATGAGTTTTCACGGAAAAAGATGGTATTCCTCGACACGTTACTCTCAGCAACAGTTGACGGTCGCCCTCTGACTTCCCAAGAGCTTTACGAGGAAGTCTCCACATTTATATTTGCAGGTCACGATACAACCACTTCGGCAATTTCATTTACCTTATATTTGGTCTCCAGACACCAAGATGAGCAGCGAAAATTATTCGAAGAGCAGCGCGATGTGATGGGTGATTCCGGACTGGATCGGGAAGCAACCTTCCAGGAAATCTctgaaatgaaatatttggaTCTATTCATCAAGGAGGCCCAGCGCGTTTATCCCAGTGTTCCATTCGTCGGTCGTTATACCGAGAAGGACTATGTGATTG ACGGAGACCTCGTGCCTAAGGGTACCACACTCCATATGGGAATATTTATGCTCGGCTACGATGATCGTGTGTTCAAGGAACCCCATAAATTCCGACCCCAACGATTCGAGGAGGAGAAACCCGGTCCCTTTGAGTATGTGCCCTTCAGTGCCGGTCCCCGCAACTGCATTGGCCAGAAGTTCGCTCTGCTGGAGATCAAGACGGTGGTATCCAAAATTATTCGCCACTTTGAGGTGCTGCCTGCCCTGGATGAGCTTGCCTCCAAGGATGGTTACATAAGAACTACGCTAGGCTTGCCGCCTACAGAGAAGAGGAAACGCGACTtgcaacaacacaaatacGATCCCATTCTGTTAGTCGCGATGAGCCTGAAGTCAGAGAATGGAATTTACCTTCGCCTCAAAGAAAGGTTTTAG